In the genome of Pirellulales bacterium, the window ATGGTGATACCTGCGATTTGCCGATGCCAATCATCGTAAATCATGTTGGGTGGACCGTACTTATCTGTTCGGTTGCCGCGTTCTTGTTCGCGAGTCATGCATCGGCCGCGACCTCCGAGCCGCCGGCGGTTCCTGTCGGCGTGGACGCTTATCGGATGTGGGACCATTGGGCGGATCAGCGGATTGGGGTGCGGGCGTATATGCGGAGCACGTATGATCGGGCCGGGGGAAATGACTCGGCGGATGCCAGCCATTTTCTGTTTCAGACGGACGATGATTTGAGTGTGCCGCTCGATGTTGAAGGGCCGGGAATCTTGTATTTCGTCCGATACAACCATTGGCACGGCAGCCCGTGGCATTATGTCGTGGATGGCACAGATCATGTGGTGCAAGAGTCCGCGACGGCCGATCCGCGCCATCCGCGCGCGAATTCGGTGTTCATTCCGGAGCAGGCGTTTCCGTCGCCCTTGGCCGTGACCTGGTCGGCGACTAAGGGAGCGGATCTGAGCTGGGTGCCGATCGGATTCGAGCGATCGTTCCGGATGGCTTACGGCCGCACTCATTACGGCACCGGATATTTCATTTACCACCAGATCGTGCCGGGAACGAGGCTCTCGCGGCCGGTCCAGGCATGGACCGGCGCCGAGCGGCCCGATCAGGACGTGTTGGATCTGCTCAATCGATCCGGGCAGGACCTTGTACCGCGCGCCGACTCGGTTGAAGGACGACGGATGGGAATTCACGAACGCTCGGATGAGCGATTGTTGCCGGCCGGCGCGACGACTGAGTTGGCAAAACTTGATCAAGCCCCGGCCCTGTTGCGAGCGATCGAGATTTCCGTTCCCCGCGAGTCGGCGATGGAACTATCCAATGTGCGGCTGCGGATCACTTGGGATGGCCGGAAGGCAGCTTCGGTCGATGCGCCGCTGCCGCTGTTCTTCGGAGCCGGAACGCTTTACAACCGTGACGGGCGAGAGTATTTGGTCAAAGCGTTTCCGGTGACGATTCGGTTCGATGACCAACGAGTTCACCTGGCGTGCTATTTCCCAATGCCGTTTTTCCGCTCCGCCCGGATTGAGTTGGTCAATTCGGGCGAAGCGATTGACGAAGTGCGCTGGGCGGTTCGTTGGACGCCGCTGAAGGCCGCGCCGAACCAGGTTGGATATTTCCACGCCACGTACCGCGACCACCCGCAACCTGAACTCGGCAAGGATTTGGTGCTGCTCGACACCGCGAAAGTCGAAGGAGGCGGGGATTGGTCGGGACAGTTCATCGGCACGAGCTTCATCTTTTCGCACAACGCCGAACTCCGCACGCTCGAAGGCGACCCGCGATTCTTCTTCGACGATAGCAACACTCCGCAAGCCCAAGGCACGGGCACCGAGGAATGGGGCGGCGGCGGCGATTATTGGGGCGGGCTGACGATGAGCCTGCCGCTGGCCGGCCATCCCGTCGGAGCGCAGCAGGGCAAGGCCAAATCGGCGGACGACGCGGTCGAATCGGCCTATCGGTTCCTGTTAGCCGATCTGATGCCGTTCGGCAAGAATGCCCGCATCCAATTCGAGCACGGGGGCACGGACGAATCGAAGGAGCACTACGAGACGGTCGCCTACTGGTATGGGATTCCAGCGGCCTCGCTGGTGTTGACCGATGAATTGAAGTTGGCTGACGCCGAGAGCGAACGAGCGCACCACTACGTATCGCCGGACGCCAGCCCGCCTGGGCAGATCACTTCGCGTTATGAATGGGGAGTGGACCACATCGGCAAGCTGGAGGTCTATCCCGCCGAGACCGACTCGGGGCGGCACACGACCGGCACGTCGCAATTTACTTTGCACCTGCGGCGCGACAATCTCGGCGTTCTGCTGCGGCGGAAACTGGACTATGCATTTCCGAACCAGCGCGCTGAGGTGTTCGTCGCCGATGCGTCGCAATCCGCCGCGTCGTCGGCGGCGGATTGGAAGCCAGCAGGAGTGTGGTATCTGGCGGGCTCGAACACGTGCGTTTATTCAGCGCCGAAGGATGAACTCGGGCCGGCCGAGCACCATGTTCAGACCTCCAACCGGCGATTCCGCGACGACGAATTCCTCGTCCCGCGAGCACTGACGGAAGGCCGCTCGGCGATTCGTGTGCGCGTAAAGTTCACTGAAGTGCGGCGGCCATTGTTCCCCGGTCAACCCATTCCGCCGCTGGCCTGGAGCGAATTGAAATACTCGGCGTACTGCTTTGTGCGACCGGAGTTTGATCCGGGGCGGTGAGACGATGACCAAGCTGGCCGATTATTTCAGAATCGACATCGGTGTCCTGACCGCCAATCTTTGATCCAGCCGCTAGCGGCCAGGATCAGGCGCTTCATCGATCGGCGTCGCTCCTGGTGGGGGCATGCCGCCGCCGGAGCGGACGTAGCCCGTTCGTCCCCGCGCGTAATCGGCGGCCGTGGGCAATTGCGGGTCGATCTCGCCCCCGGCGACCGCGGCGTCGAAGAGCCGCTGCAAATAGGGCCGGCACCAACCGCAGCCCGTGCCCGCTCCGAAGCATTCGCTCAACTGCCCGACGCGGCGCGGCTTTTCCACGCGCAGATAATTGATCACCTTCCGCTTGGTGACGTGGAAGCAGAGACAGAGTTCGTCGTCGAGTTCCATTGACCGCTAACCTTCAGTCGCCGTCGCCAGTCGCAGCGCCACGCGGCAAGCGCCTTGAAATGAGCGAACATCTAGCCGCTCGGAAATTGTATGCGCGTTCATCTGTCCGCAGCCGAGCGTGACCGTCGGAATTCCGCGGGCCGTCATCCAGTTGGCATCCAGTCCGCCGTTGCTGACGGCTTGAATCGGCTCGACGCCGATCGAGCGCAGCGCCCTTTCCGCGGCGGCAACGCACGGCTCGCCATCGTTAAGCCGAAATGCTTCGTAATCCAAACGTCCGTCGAAGGCTACCTTCCCCCGCCGCCCTAGCGAACTCTTCACCTGCCGCGCGGCCCGCTCGAACGCCCGTTCAAATGCCTTGACGATCCGCCCGCGAAAGGCCGGATCGTGGCTGCGGGCTTCGGCCTTCAACCGCACGTGGTCGGTCACGACGTTGGTCGCCTCGCCGCCGGCGATCGCGCCGATGTTGCTGGTGCCGCGGCGGCGGCCCTTTCGCACCTCGGCGTGCCAGCCCTCACGCTGGAGATCGGCGATCGCCAACCCCGCGATGGCGATCGCGCTGACTCCCTGCTCGGGACAAACGCCGGCGTGGCTGGCTAATCCCTCGATGTCGATCTGCATCCGATATCCTCCCGTAGCGCCCACGGTCACTCGGTCCAAGCTGCCGCCGTCCCAATTGAAGGCCAGCGTCGGGTCGCCGAGCAGGCCCAGGTCTGCATACCGTGCGCCATATAAGCCGATTTCCTCTTGAATCGGCCAGAAGAACGTGAGCGGTGGATGCGGCAGCTTGCGGAGCAGGATAGTCAGCGCGGCGGAGAGTATTACGGCCACGCCGGCTCGATCATCGGCCCCCAGCCCCGTCTTCGGGTCTGCCGAGCACACGAAATCGCCTTCGAGCTTTGGCTTCGCGCCGCGGCAGATCGGCACCGTATCCATGTGGGCCATAAGGAGCCGCCGCGGCGCGCGATCTGTGCCGGGCAATCGCAGGATCAGATTGCCCGTATCGCCCGCCAACGGCGTTCGGCGATGGGCTCGATCGGTGCGAATGGCGGAGGCCGGCGCGCCGGCTTCGCGGAGCCGCTCGGTGATGAACGCCGCCACGCAGCCTTCTTCACCGCTCAGTCCGGGGATCGCCATCAACTGCATCACCAGCCGCAGCGCCTCGTCTAGGTCGGGCTCGGGGGCGCACGATGATGCATCGTTCGGAAGATTGGCGGCGGTCGAACCGGATCGTTTGCGATTCATGGCGGTCATCGAGCGCGGCGGTCAACTTGCCGCGCTCGATGGCATATCCTATCGTGGCGAATGACGAATGTCGAATGATGAATGGCTAATGGGGTAGGGTGCGTCAAGTCCGCGCTGACGCACCGGATTGGGCGTTAGCGCCTCATTCAATCTGGCGGTGCGTCTGCGCAGAGCCTTGACGCACCCTACGACTATTGCTCTTTGAATCGGAATCCGCGCGAATTCAACTCAAGTGTCAAGGCGGCTCATGCGGTTCTTCCTCGCCGGCATCATGCAGGGATCGCACCTCGGCTTTGTGCTGCACAATCAGGATTACCGCGCGCGGCTCAAGCGACTGCTGGCCGAGCATTTTCCGGACGCCGAGATTTACGATCCGCTGGCCGATCATGCCAATTCGCTCGATTACGACGAGCGGAAGGGGCGCGAGGTCTTCTGGCATCACAATCGACTGTGCCGCGAAGTGGATGTCGTATTGGCGTTTGTGCCCGAGGCCTCGATGGGAACCGCGATCGAGATGTGGGAAGCTTACGAGCATGGCCGAACGGTAGTGACCATCAGTCCGCTCAAGCACAACTGGGCCGTGAAGTTTCTGAGCCATATCCTTTACAGCGACGTCGAGCAGTTCGAGGAGGCGCTTGTCAGCGGCGAATTGCCGCGCAAGTTGCGCGAGACCGTGAAGCCGCATACCTGACAGCTCGATGACCCCGTATACTTGGCGCAATCCATTTAATCCCGTTTATTGCTCCGGCCGCAGACGGCGGAGCAGTTTCGGACTTGCACGAGCGGTCGGGTATGATGGGGGCATGGACGAAGAACGCTCCACTCCCGTATTCATGCCCATGCTCGCTGTTCTCTTGGCTATCACCGAGAGGAACAAGGGGGCGCCCCTCTCGCGCGATGAGGTACTGGCGGTCCGCGACAAAGCGCCACGCATAATGATGACACGTTCAGATGCGGCGGCATTCGCGGCTAAGCGAGGAAGCGACATTGACCAGGCACGTGCCTTCGAGAGTTGGCAGGAATTCCGCGCCAGCCAACAACCGCCTAGGAATACCTGATTTCAGACTGACCCGATACCGATTTCACCGGAAACTTGACCCTCGGATCGAATCGTACCTATACTGAAACTATCCGCGGGCGGCGCTGGTCGGGGTCGATCTGTTCATGCCAATTTGCCCGTTCTTGTCTCATTTTGTTTGAGTGCTGCAGAGAGAGGCTTCTAATGTGTCGTGTTCGATTTCGCGGTGCAGTAGTTTGCCTTTTGGCCCTGGGGATGATTGCCTGCGAGGCCGCCGTGGCGATGGCTCAGGCGCCGGGGGGCGCGCGGCGCGGAATGGGTCCGCCGGCCGGGTTTAGAAAGCTTGCTCCGGGGGTCGAATCGACGATCCCTCCGCTCACCGATCCGCACGACACCGTCATGTATCACGATGTGGTCGAATTGCTGGCGCCCAGCGCTGCGGCCGATGCGGAGTGGACGCCGTCGCACACGTCGCCGTCGAAGACGCTGAAAGCCCTGTCCACCAATCGGGCCTTTCGCACGACCGCCTGGTATCTGCAATTCACTTTCAAGCCGCTCCGAGTGATTCAAGTCGATTTGCCTAACGATCAGGGGCGGCTCGAGCGGAAGACTGTTTGGTATATGGTCTACCGGGTAAGCAACGTCGGCGGCCATCTCAAGCCGATCGAAAAGGCGGCTGACGAAGGCGCGCTTCCCGCCGCGCCGGAGGTCGAGGCGGTCGACGACCCCGGCCTGCCCGGCGGAATCCATTTCTTTCCCAAGTTCACGCTCGAAGCGGAAATCGAGGGGGTGAAGAAAGTCTATCTCGACAAGATCATGCCGCTGGCCGTCGAGGCGATTCGCAAGCGCGAAGACCCCAACCGCCGGCTGCTGAATTCAGTCGAAATCGGTGCTCAGCCGATCAAACTCAGCACCGCGACGGAAGACAACAGCGTCTGGGGTGTGGCCACTTGGGTCGGCGTCGATCAGCGGATCGACTTCTTCTCGATTTATGTCACGGGACTCACGAACGCCTATCGCTGGACCGATCCGCAGGGGGTATTCAAGGCCGGCGATCCGCCCGCCACCGGTCGCCAGTTCACCCACAAGACGCTCCAATTGAATTTCTGGCGGCCGGGTGATGAATTCGCCATCTATGAGGATCAAATCTACATGGGATCGCCCGAGGATAAGGTGGCCAAAGTTGCCGACCCGGACAACCCGGACCGAGTCGCCACAGGCAAAGAAGTCCCCTCGCAGCCCGGGCGGAATTGGGATAAGATTGTTGACTACCGCTGGGTTTTCCGCTAAAAGGGGCGGTTCCCCAGTTGACTTGATCTTTCCCGCCGATGTCGTTCGGCCTGACGGAGTAGCACTGATGGCACACAAGAAGGGCCAGGGTTCCAGCCGCAATGGCCGCGATTCGCAACCGCAGCGGCGCGGCGTGAAGCGATTCGCCGGTCAACAAGTGCGAGCCGGCAATATTCTCGTCCGGCAGGTCGGCAATCGATTTCATCCGGGCCGCGGAGTCGGCCAAGGAACTGATTTTACGCTCTACGCCTTGCTCGACGGCGTCGTGATGTTCGACCGCGAAGGCCGGCGAGTGAACGTGGTCACGGCCGCAGTTTGAAACCGGCGCAGATTGAAACCGGCATAGTTTAAAACCGGCGCAAAGCCTCGGTTTCATATCCGTCGTTGTAACCCGGAGCCAACGGCGACGGCGACTGGTCGGAATTGCCCGTCGCCGCTGGCTCCGGGTAAAGCGATGCGCGCATGTTTGTCGATCGGGTGAAGATCTTCGTGACGGCCGGCAAGGGAGGCAACGGCTGCGTCAGCTTTCGCCGCGAGAAGTTCGTTCCGCGCGGCGGACCTGACGGCGGCGACGGCGGCGATGGCGGCAGCGTCGTGATCGTGGCCGAGGCCGGCGTGGATAGCCTCGCGGCGCTCGCTCATCGCAAGCATTGGCGGGCCGAGTCCGGCGGTCCCGGCACCGGCAGCGATTGCCACGGCCGCAGCGCCGAAGACCTCGTGATTCACGTTCCGCCGGGGACGGTGCTGCACGACGCCGACGGCAATTTCATGCTCAAGGACCTTACGCGTCCCGGCGAGCAAGTGATCGTCGCCCGCGGCGGCCGGGGCGGCAAGGGAAACGTGCATTTCAAGTCGGCCACGAACCGTGCTCCGCGCGAGCACACGCCCGGCGGCGAAGGAGAATCGCGCAACCTGCTGCTCGAGCTAAAGGTGATCGCCGACGTCGGTCTGGTCGGCAAGCCGAACGCCGGCAAGAGCACGCTCTTAAGCCGGCTCTCCCGCGCCCGGCCTGAGATTGCCGATTATCCGTTCACCACCAAATATCCGAACCTCGGCCTGGTCGATCTCAGCGTCGATCGCTCGTTTGTGATGGCCGATCTGCCCGGCTTGATCGAGGGCGCGCATGCCGGGATTGGGCTGGGGCACGAATTCCTGCGCCACATCGAGCGGGCAGGGATACTCGTCCACCTCGTCGAACCGATGCCGAGCGACGGCAGCGATTTGGTCGCGAATTATCAAGTGATTCGCCATGAACTCGTGCAACACGCCGAGGAGCTTGGCACGCGTCCGGAGATCGTCGTGCTCACGAAGTGCGAGCTGCCGGGCGCCGAAGCGGCCCATCGCCGCTTGAATGAAGCCCTCGGTCGCGACGTGCTCGCGATCAGCGCCGTGACGGGAGAAGGGCTGGATAAGCTGCTGTGGGAGATCACACGGGAGTTGGACGCGCGAGAGGTGCCAAGGTGAGCGCCCGCGAATCTCGTACTTCGCACTTTGTACTTCGTACTTGAAATGGCTGCGCCATTGATCGCGATCGATATCGGCAATAGCCGCATCAAGCTGGGGCTGTTCGACCAGGCGGTCGATCCCGATCGAGTGCCGCTGCCGAGCCGCGTTCTCGATCTGCCGGTCGATCGCTGGGAAGGGACGCAGTTAGCGGCATGGCTTCCCGCGGCACTGGATTGGCCCGAGTGGCGAGTTGCCAGCGTGAATCGCCCAGCGGCGGCGAAGCTGTTGGTATGGATCGAGCGCGAATGTCGCACTCCGGCGGGAACTCCGCCGGCCGCGCGGTTGTTGACGGTCGCCGATTTGCCGCTGGCCGTGCAATTGGAGCACCCCGAGCGGGTCGGTGTCGATCGTCTCTCCGCGGCAGTGGCCGTGAATCGCTTGCGAACGCGGAATCGCCCCGCGATTGTGGTCGATACGGGCAGCGCCATCACCGTCGATCTCATCGGGGCGGACGGCGTCTTTCGCGGTGGAGCGATACTGCCGGGGATCGACATGTCGGCCAGAGCGCTACACGAATTCACGGACTTGCTCCCGCTCGTATCGCTCAGCGACCTGGCGGAGCCGCCTGCGGCACTCGGGATTTCGACGGTGACCGCAATTCGCAGCGGCCTGTTTTGGGGCGGCATTGGCGCGGTGCGAGAACTGACCAGCCGATTGGCGGTGGGGCTTCCGCAGCCGCCGGAATTGTTTTTCACGGGGGGCGCCGCGGCGCACCTCGCCCGGCCGCTGGGGCTTGAGGCCCGCTACGAGCCGCATTTGGTGTTGAGCGGCATCGCGATGGCGCGGCCCTGAAACGAGGCGCCCGGTGATCGACGAACCGAGAGCGACCGTTGTGAAACTCACGCCCGACGGACGAGGGGCGGTGGCGGTGTTGCTCGTCGAAGGGGGCGAGGCGGCTGAGCTGGTCGGCAGGCATTTCTTCGGCCATTCCCCCGAGCCACTTGGTTCTCGACCGCTGAATCGAATCCTGCACGGACATTGGGGCAGTTGCGGTGGCGAAGATGTCGTCGTTTGCCGCCGCAGCGCGACCGAGGTGGAGATTCAATGCCATGGCGGCAGCGCGGCGGCCGAGCGAATCGTGGCGGATCTAGCCGCCAATGGCTGCGCCCTCATGGATTGGCGCGAGTGGATTGGCTCACGCGAATCGAGCCGGATTCGGGCTGACGCTCGCGCTCTGCTCGCCAACGTCCGCACCGAACGGACCGCCGCGATTCTACTCGATCAATACCTTGGCGCGCTCGACGCGGCGCTCGCCAGAATCGACGGCTATCTCGAAGCGGACGATGCCAATGCCGCGCAGACCGGCTTGCAAGCGCTCGTCGCACATTCGTCCGTTGGATTGCACCTTGTCGAGCCTTGGCGCGTCGCGATCGCGGGACCGCCGAACGTCGGCAAAAGTAGCCTGATCAATGCGCTCGTCGGCTATCGGCGCTCGATCGTTTTCGATCAGCCGGGCACCACGCGCGACGTCGTGACCGTGGCCACCGCGATCGACGGCTGGCCGATCGAGCTTTCCGACACGGCCGGCCTGCGGGCAAGCGACGACGCGCTCGAGAGCGCCGGCGTGGAACTTGCCCGACGGCAACTGGCGGCGGCGGATTGCGTCGTGCTCATCTTCGACGTCACCGAGCGCTGGACGGACGAGTGTGAATCCTTGATTCAGGACTACCCGGCGGCGATCGTCGTCCTCAATAAGGTCGATCTCCTGCCCGATACCGAACCGGCGCGGGGACAATTTGGCGGATGCGGGGCGCCGCCCCTCTTGACGAGCGCCGTCACGAACTGCGGGATCGACGATCTCGCGGCGACGCTCGTTCGCCGCGTCGTGAGCCATGAGCCGCAACCCGGCGATGCGGTCCCCTTCACACCGCTTCAAGTCGAGCAGGTTCGCGCCGCGCTGGATGCCGTCAGCCGGGGCGATCTCTCGGCTGCGCGAATTCAAATCCAGAATGCGGCCGGTAGGGTGAGTCGAGCGAAGCGCTGACGCACCGGACCTCGCCGCAGTGGCCGGCTTCACACTGCTCGCGGTGCGTCTGCGCAGAGCCTTGACGCACCCTACCGCTCGTCACTTGCCGCTCGCCGCGTCCGCCTGAAAGAAATCGGTGACGCGACCGATGGCGTCCACCAGATGCCAGATCGCTGAATAATGCCCGGCGTCGTACCAATGAATTTCCGGGCGGCCGAACGCTTGCCAGAGCGCCTCGGTGCATTTCTTGGGGATGATCTCGTCGTGGCTGGCATTGAGCATCATGACTTTGCGGCCGCGAACGCAATCGCCGTACGACGCTGGATCGACTGTCTTCATCAACTCCATGAGCGAATCGCGCGTCCCCCCGGCGGCAATCCAGCGTTGGCGGGCATCGACGGCGTGCGGATCGGTCGATTCCCACAGCACGAGGGCGATGCCACCGCCGGCGAGCACCGGACAAATCTTGTGAAACCGTGGCTCGATCGCTCCCGCCAAAGCCGCCGTGATCCCGCCGAGGCTGATCCCGAACACGCCGATCTGGTCGCGATCGACTTCCGGCTCCGCGGCGAGCCACGCGGCCGCATAGCGGATATCCTTCACCGCCTGCGTCATGCCTTCGATCGTCTGCCGCGGATCGGCCGAGATCATTCGCACGTTGGCATCGATCGGGCGTCTCGGTCCGTAGTAGGGCATGATGACGAACAGCGACGCGACTCCGCGGTGCGCGAGTGCCGTGGCGAACGTCCGCGAGAGCGGAAAATCGCCCCCCAGGATGTGCAGCACGATGCAGGCCGGATGCTTGCCCGGCGTGGTCGGGCAATAGTATTCGCAATGGACCGTGTTGTTTGGCTCGTACTTCGTTTTCACCGGCGAGGGAAACGTGACGAACGACAGGCTGACGTCGTCCGAAATCGAGTTCTGTGGCCGTCGCTCGAACTGGAATGCCGCCGCGTCCAAGCGAAACGGCTTGGGCACCGCAGTTTGCTCTTTCGAATCCGGCTCGAAGCGAACTTCACCGTGCCGAATCGCTTTTTCCGGGGCGCTCGCGGCGGACTGGTACGGAACGACCTCCGTGTCGTTCCGCGGGCCGTGCCGAACTGAGTTTTCAGCCGGCGCGGCGGCGATGGAGCATGCAACGCCGACACATGCTATCAGCAATGCAAGGCGCGAACCGGAGGAAAAACGAATGCTCGCCATATTCTCCCTCTTGCCAAGTCGGCGGCGCGTGACAGCACGACTGCCATTGCCGCGCTCCGTCGCTAACAGTATATACGCTCCTCCCATTTCATGGAGCAGCAGGCTTCGTGCTCGACTTGGGCGAACTTGCGCTGACTCCGGTTCGCAAGCTAACGAACGTCTTCCGGACTCCGACCTACGACCTCCGACCATGTCGCCCAACATATTGATTGTGCGATTGAGCGCCGTCGGCGATGCCGTTCACGGCTTGCCGGTGCTGTGCGCGCTTCGGGATTCATTTCCGCGAGCCAGCTTGACCTGGGTGGTTGAGGAGCGGGCGGCGGCGGTAGTCCGCGGCCACACGGCGCTCGACCGGTTGATCACGGTGCCGCGCGGTTGGTTGCGCAAACCGCTGGCGGTGCTGCGGCTGCGGCGCGAGTTGCGGCGCGTGCGCCCCGAGATCGCCCTCGATTTGCAGGGGCTGACGAAGAGCGCCATGGTCGCCTGGCTTTCCGGGGCTGGCCTGCGAATCGGCTTCGCCCGCCCGGAAGGGCGCGAACTGAGCCGCGTGCTGAACAACCGGCTCATTACGACCTCGACGACTCACGTGGTCGATCGCTATCTCGAATTGCTCGGGCCGCTCGGGATCGCTCGACCGTCGGTTCGATTCGACCTGCCGCGACATGCGGAGGACGAGGCGACCGTCGCGCGTTTCATCCGCGAGCGCGGTCTGGGGAGCGGCTTCGCGGTCGTCAATCCGGGCGCCGGTTGGCCATCGAAGCGTTGGCCCGTCGAACGGTTCGCGGCGGTCGCGCGCCACTTGGGCCAGCGCCGGCATTTGCCTACGGTCGTCGCCTGGGGTGGAAAAGAGGAATGGGCGATGGCCGATCGGATCATTACGACTTCGGCCGGCACGGCCCAAATGGCCCCGCAGACCTCACTCGGCGAATTGGCCGAATTAGCGCGGCGAGCCAAACTGTTCGTGAGCGCCGACACCGGCCCGCTCCATATCGCGGCAGCGGTCGACACGCCGTGCGTCGGCCTGTTCGGCCCCATGCCGGCCGAGCGCAATGGCCCTTATGGCGCGAAGCACATCGCGCTGCAGAACGCGCGCCTGGAAGGCTCAAGCCGCAGCCGGCGCAACGCCTCGGACGACACGATGCGGGCGATCAGCGTCGAGGAAGTCTGCTGGGCCTGCAACCAAATTCTGGATCGGGAAATGCCCGGTCGCCCGGCTGAAATTCTCACGCCGCCAGTTCGATTCCCCAGCGCGACTGCGGCCTAGAAGCGCTTAACACCACAGCGCACGGAGTAGCGGAATTCGCCAGAATTCCGACGCTCCGCCGCTCCGCAGGTCCGAATTCTGGTGAGTTCGGCCACAATTCTGCCAAGAGTGCGCTGAAGTGTTAATATGTTTACGGGGTCGGGCGCGAGCGACTTGATCGAAAGCTCCGTTAGTAGAATGCGCGGCGAATTAATCCGCTTGTCCAAGGTTCGAGTCCTTGTCGCGCGACGACTTGTGAATCCGCGGCAGCTAGACAAATCTCTCGAGAGCCGAAATCATGCCGCTGTGGTTTGTCGTGGGCCTGTTCGCTGTGCTGATCGCGCTTCAGCTTGGCGCCGTCGCCTTGTTCTTGTGGTTGGGTACCCGTTGGTGGAACGTGCCGAACGTCAGCTTCCGCCGCGCAATGGCGACGACAATCACTTTACTCCTCTGGGGCGCCGTAATACTTGCCGCCGAGCCCTGGATCGGAGAGAAATCATCATCGATCGCTCCGGCCATTGCGTTGCTGGTGCTCGGCCTCGGCGGACAACTATGCATCATCAAATGGATTCTCCGAGCGCGGATAGGCAAGGCCGTCCTGATGTGGCTGGTCGTAGCCGCCGTAAGTTGCGCGTTTGGATTGGCTCCCGCGTTTGCCATTCGGGCATCGCTGCTGGAGACCTTTGTCGTGCCGACCGGCTCGATGGCGCCGACGATCCTTGGCTCGCATAGCAACGTACTCTGCAATGATTGCGGGTTCTCCTACGCTGTTGGGAGAAGGCCGATGGAGCAGTTTAATATTGCATCCGCTATTTGCCCCAATTGTGGTTCGACCGACCCGTCTACTCTTCAGACAACGGTTCTTTCCGGCGATCGAATCTTCGTTGAAAAGAGAGCGGCCCTGCGTCGCTGGGGTTTGATTGTCTTCCGACCGCCCGATCAACCGCAAACGCTTTTTGTAAGTCGGCTCATAGGATTGCCGCGCGAAACGGCCGCTCTATCTGGCGGCCACATTTACGTCGACGGCAGAATTGTTCGGCGCGATCTATCGACGGCTGTCGATCTTTGGCAAACGAGCCACGACACTCGCTTCTTCGCGCACCAAGTTGCGCCGAAGACTCCCCACTGGCAGCCCGCTGCTGATTCCAAGTGGCGCCAAAATGGACCGGCCTGGAGTTGCGATGCGTCCGATGGCGATGGCGGCGAGTTGCAGTTGCAGGGAGACATCGTCGATCGACTCGCCTACAACAGCCCATATCCGTCAGTTCGCCAGCAGTTTTTCACCGGCGATATCAA includes:
- a CDS encoding M20/M25/M40 family metallo-hydrolase produces the protein MNRKRSGSTAANLPNDASSCAPEPDLDEALRLVMQLMAIPGLSGEEGCVAAFITERLREAGAPASAIRTDRAHRRTPLAGDTGNLILRLPGTDRAPRRLLMAHMDTVPICRGAKPKLEGDFVCSADPKTGLGADDRAGVAVILSAALTILLRKLPHPPLTFFWPIQEEIGLYGARYADLGLLGDPTLAFNWDGGSLDRVTVGATGGYRMQIDIEGLASHAGVCPEQGVSAIAIAGLAIADLQREGWHAEVRKGRRRGTSNIGAIAGGEATNVVTDHVRLKAEARSHDPAFRGRIVKAFERAFERAARQVKSSLGRRGKVAFDGRLDYEAFRLNDGEPCVAAAERALRSIGVEPIQAVSNGGLDANWMTARGIPTVTLGCGQMNAHTISERLDVRSFQGACRVALRLATATEG
- the obgE gene encoding GTPase ObgE; this translates as MFVDRVKIFVTAGKGGNGCVSFRREKFVPRGGPDGGDGGDGGSVVIVAEAGVDSLAALAHRKHWRAESGGPGTGSDCHGRSAEDLVIHVPPGTVLHDADGNFMLKDLTRPGEQVIVARGGRGGKGNVHFKSATNRAPREHTPGGEGESRNLLLELKVIADVGLVGKPNAGKSTLLSRLSRARPEIADYPFTTKYPNLGLVDLSVDRSFVMADLPGLIEGAHAGIGLGHEFLRHIERAGILVHLVEPMPSDGSDLVANYQVIRHELVQHAEELGTRPEIVVLTKCELPGAEAAHRRLNEALGRDVLAISAVTGEGLDKLLWEITRELDAREVPR
- a CDS encoding DUF2961 domain-containing protein, coding for MPIIVNHVGWTVLICSVAAFLFASHASAATSEPPAVPVGVDAYRMWDHWADQRIGVRAYMRSTYDRAGGNDSADASHFLFQTDDDLSVPLDVEGPGILYFVRYNHWHGSPWHYVVDGTDHVVQESATADPRHPRANSVFIPEQAFPSPLAVTWSATKGADLSWVPIGFERSFRMAYGRTHYGTGYFIYHQIVPGTRLSRPVQAWTGAERPDQDVLDLLNRSGQDLVPRADSVEGRRMGIHERSDERLLPAGATTELAKLDQAPALLRAIEISVPRESAMELSNVRLRITWDGRKAASVDAPLPLFFGAGTLYNRDGREYLVKAFPVTIRFDDQRVHLACYFPMPFFRSARIELVNSGEAIDEVRWAVRWTPLKAAPNQVGYFHATYRDHPQPELGKDLVLLDTAKVEGGGDWSGQFIGTSFIFSHNAELRTLEGDPRFFFDDSNTPQAQGTGTEEWGGGGDYWGGLTMSLPLAGHPVGAQQGKAKSADDAVESAYRFLLADLMPFGKNARIQFEHGGTDESKEHYETVAYWYGIPAASLVLTDELKLADAESERAHHYVSPDASPPGQITSRYEWGVDHIGKLEVYPAETDSGRHTTGTSQFTLHLRRDNLGVLLRRKLDYAFPNQRAEVFVADASQSAASSAADWKPAGVWYLAGSNTCVYSAPKDELGPAEHHVQTSNRRFRDDEFLVPRALTEGRSAIRVRVKFTEVRRPLFPGQPIPPLAWSELKYSAYCFVRPEFDPGR
- a CDS encoding type III pantothenate kinase — protein: MAAPLIAIDIGNSRIKLGLFDQAVDPDRVPLPSRVLDLPVDRWEGTQLAAWLPAALDWPEWRVASVNRPAAAKLLVWIERECRTPAGTPPAARLLTVADLPLAVQLEHPERVGVDRLSAAVAVNRLRTRNRPAIVVDTGSAITVDLIGADGVFRGGAILPGIDMSARALHEFTDLLPLVSLSDLAEPPAALGISTVTAIRSGLFWGGIGAVRELTSRLAVGLPQPPELFFTGGAAAHLARPLGLEARYEPHLVLSGIAMARP
- the rpmA gene encoding 50S ribosomal protein L27, which codes for MAHKKGQGSSRNGRDSQPQRRGVKRFAGQQVRAGNILVRQVGNRFHPGRGVGQGTDFTLYALLDGVVMFDREGRRVNVVTAAV
- a CDS encoding GTPase; the protein is MIDEPRATVVKLTPDGRGAVAVLLVEGGEAAELVGRHFFGHSPEPLGSRPLNRILHGHWGSCGGEDVVVCRRSATEVEIQCHGGSAAAERIVADLAANGCALMDWREWIGSRESSRIRADARALLANVRTERTAAILLDQYLGALDAALARIDGYLEADDANAAQTGLQALVAHSSVGLHLVEPWRVAIAGPPNVGKSSLINALVGYRRSIVFDQPGTTRDVVTVATAIDGWPIELSDTAGLRASDDALESAGVELARRQLAAADCVVLIFDVTERWTDECESLIQDYPAAIVVLNKVDLLPDTEPARGQFGGCGAPPLLTSAVTNCGIDDLAATLVRRVVSHEPQPGDAVPFTPLQVEQVRAALDAVSRGDLSAARIQIQNAAGRVSRAKR
- a CDS encoding (2Fe-2S)-binding protein, whose product is MELDDELCLCFHVTKRKVINYLRVEKPRRVGQLSECFGAGTGCGWCRPYLQRLFDAAVAGGEIDPQLPTAADYARGRTGYVRSGGGMPPPGATPIDEAPDPGR